TGGACCCACGCTCCGAGGCGCCGCCTCGGGGCCCGGGAGGCCGGCCCGCGACCGACCGACCGACGTCGCGGCCTACCGACACCCCCAATGATTCGTTCTCTCCGCACCGGCATCACCGGTCTCCGCAGCAACCAGCTCCGCCTCGACGTCATCGGCAACAACATCGCCGGCGTCAACACGGCCGGCTTCAAGCGCAGCCGCGTCCTCTTCCAGGACGCGCTCTCGCAGCGCATCGGCACCGGCGGCAGCCTCTACGGCGACGCCACGCGCAACCCCTCGAACGTCGGCTACGGCGTGACCGTGGGCGCCATCGACAAGGTCTGGTCACAGGGCGCGTTCGAGTACACCGACCTCCCGACCGACCTGGCCATCGCCGGCGACGGCTTCTTCATCGCCGAGAGCCAGCGCGGGCCGGTCCTGACCCGCCTCGGGGCCTTCTCGTTCGACTCGGAGGGGCACCTCGTGACCAGCGGCGGCCTTCGCGCCCAGGGCTGGGAGGCGACGGTAGACGGCGAGATCGTGCCTGGCGCCCTCACCGACATCCGCCTCGACCCGACCGCCTCGACGCCCCCGGTCGTCACCTCGTCGATGACCATCGAGGGCAACTTCGCCGCCGACCGCGAGGTGGGCGACGCGCCGATCGCGCTCTCGTCGGTCGTCTACGACGGCACCGGCACCCCGCACACGCTCGTGCTGACGGGCGAGAAGACGGCCACCGGCGAGTGGACGCTCACCGGCGCCGAGCTGGCGGGCGAGCCGCCGACGCCGCTCGCCGTCCCGACCGACGGCACCGAGGTGATCACGTTCGGGAGTGACGGCCTCCAGACGAGTGCCGGCCTCGTCGCTGTGACCGGCGCCTTCCCCGACGGCAGCCCGTTGGCGATCGACTTCGACTTCAGCGCGCTCACCCAGTACGCCGGCTCGACGACGGCCGCCGTGACCAACCAGGACGGCTCGGCTGGCGGCGAGCTGGTCGACTACGGGTTCGACCAGGAGGGCCGTCTGATCCTGGCCTTCTCGAACGGCGAGCGCCGCGTGGCCGCGCAGGTGGCCCTCGGGTCGGTCGCCAACCCCGACGGCCTCGAGCAGGTCGGCGACGGCTTCTACTCGGCTTCGGTGGCCTCAGGCGAGCTGCAGGTGGGTCGCGCCGGCAACGAGATCCCGGCCGGGGTCGTCGCCGGTGCTCTCGAGGCGAGTAACGTCGACCTCGCCGAGGAGTTCACCGATATGATCGTGGCGCAGCGCGGCTACCAGGCCAACGCGCGCGTGGTGACGACATCGGACGAGCTGCTGCAGGAGACGGTCCAGCTCAAGCGATAACCCTCTTCCCACTCGTGGGAGCCGCGCGGCCTCGAGGCGTCCGGTCTCGGGGCCGCGCTCCGTTTCCCCGAGGCGGTCGGGCGCCGCCTCGGGGCGCGTGATATCGGGAGGGGCCGACGCCCCGAGGCGGGCGGCGGAGGGGGGTCCGGTAAGCCCGGAAGACCGATTCTACAAGCGCTGCGCGTGTCGATGGCTTCCCGCTATCACCAATGCGCGCTGTGATATGGGTGGATCCGGGCTATTATCACGCTCGACCGTCGCGTATGTCCGCCGGGCGCCCGTTATGCGGCGGCCGCTCCACTGAAGTAGTAGTTCTGCAGCCTAGCCGTCGTGCTCGGCCGAACGCTATAGACTCGATCACCTCCCGCAGTGAATAGATACATATTCTTTGCAGTGCCGTACGACTCGCAATCTGCGCCACTGCGAGACGCCGTCAACATTGCAAGCGTCCAGGCAGGATTCGAGCTCATGCGAGCTGACTTCCAGTTTGCTCCTAGCCAAGAGGTGACTAGCAGCATTCGCGAGGCTATCGAACGCTCCTCCTTGGTCATCGGAGACGCGACTGGCCGCAACGCGAACGTGATGCTTGAGCTGGGTTTTGCCCAAGCCATGGGCAAGCCGATCCTTCTGATCACCGAGGATCCTGGAGAGATACCGTTCGACTTGGCCTCGGTCCGGGCAATCACTTATCAGCCGGGAGCTCCGATTGCAAGCCTCGTCGCCCGGCTTGCAGACGCCATAATCGCGACCGCATCAGCGTCTTCTTCCACGTCATCCCAAGGGAACGGATCTCCTGATGGAGGGGGAGCCAGTCGCGACCAAGTATTCTTCAGTTACAGCCACGCCGATGCGGAATACCTTGACCGGATGATGGTTCACCTCCGACCAGTGGAGCGCTCTGGAGCAGTGAACCTGTGGTCGGACACCAAGATCAGAGCCGGGGACAGGTGGAAGGAAGAGATTAGAAAGGCTTTGGATAAAGCAAGAGTCGCTGTCTTGCTCATCAGCGCGGACTTTCTAGCGTCAGACTTCATAGCGACTGACGAGTTGCCTCCTCTGCTTGCGGCGGCAGAACTTGAGGGCGCTCGAATTATACCAGTTGTCGTTAAGCCCTCTCGCTTCCTGAGAGACGACAGCTTGGCCCGGTTTCAAGCTCTAAACAACCCTCGTTTACATATAATCCGCATGGGTGAAGCGGACCGGGAAGAGCTCTATGCCAAGTTAGCAGAGGTAGTTGAAGCAGAACTCGGACTCTGAAAAACCCGGCTGCAGAACCCACCGCTGCAGTCCGACCCAAAGCGTCAGCGATCTCGGCGCGTCCAAGCGTCGGCGTATCCTCCGCTTCGCTCTACCGCCGCGCCGTCAGCTTTGGGCGGCTGAGCGGTCACCTGTTCTACCGCCTCGCCCATGAGATCTGAACTCCAGACTGAACTGGATGCGGCAATACGCCGACTGGAATCCTTCAAGGGGAGAGCAGCCGCTATGCTCGCGCTTGGCAACAAGGGAGTCGATCTACCGCGCCACCTTCAGTTCAAGGACAGCGAGCTTCGCCCGCTAGACGACTCGCTCATAGCACTGGTAGCTCAGATCACTCAATCCGCTAGCATCAGCGCGGCTTCGTGGACTCCGCCAGTTCGCTACGCATACGCGAACTCTGGGAGACCGAGTCAGCGCGGCCAGTGGGATTGGCTGGAGAGGTTCTACGACGGTCTGAGCATGAGCGTGGACTTTCTGGAGTCCCACCGCAGCACTGAGACTGGAGGAGCAGTCTACAACGTGACGCTGGAGAACAGCGCTGGTGTCGCCATCGGTCCAGGAGCGAGTGTGGACCGGACTGAATGGCGACAAGAGGTAGCGCCTGACATGGAAGCTCTGATCGAGGACCTCGCGCTTTTGAGAGCAGCCATGAAGCAGGAAGCCACCTCGGTAGAGCATGACGTCGCTGTCGGCTCAGTGGCAGCAGCAGAGGCGGCGGCTCGGGAGGGTGATAGCAAAGGGGTTCGTAAGCATCTCAAGGCGGCTGGCAAGTGGGCGCTGGATGCGGCAACGAAGATTGGTGTTTCCGCTGCCACAGAAGCCATCAAGGCGTCCCTCAAAGCAGGGGCGGCATAACCCGCGGCTGCAGGCCGACAACGGACTCCAGCACTGTTGCTTCGTCTGGGCATCGGCGTCTACGTTGCCTCTCTCACCGTCCGCGGTCGCTGCCCGTTGCGGCTGAGCCACAAACTGTTACACGGCCTTGCGCTCCGACCTGCCCGCCTACCGCGAACTCATAGCAACGGGCTTCGTCGGCTCGCTCAAGCGGGATGTGCTGATCGAGGCCCGCGACGACTTCGAGTTCCTGTGCCACGTCCGGGCGCGCTTCGCTGAGGCGAGTGCCGCCGCTGCCGAGGTGGCATCCGAATGCACCGCCATGCTCGCCACGGACCTTGTCACGGCCGGGCTCTGCGACCTCCGACCGTGGCCCCCAGACGAGACGTGGAAGAACGAGCCGGCCGCCCTCTCGTTCGACGCCGTCGTCTTCGGAGCCAACAGGTGTTCGGAGGCCGACCGGTCCATCTCGGACCTCGTGCTCACAGTAACCGACGAGGGCGCCGCGTGGGTCGAGCGGTACCGGCGGTTGGTCTCGGAACTGTGACATCGGCCGTGTAACCCGCGCTTGGTATTAGCTGGAAGTCAAGGGGCGGCGGCGATTCCGGCTCGGCCGAACGTCGGTGTGTTCTGTCGCTCGTTCCGTCACCGTGCCCTCAGCCCTTCGCGGTTGAGCGGCCAACTGTTGTTCGCTGTACCTCTCAACCGTTGTGGCCAAAAGCTACCTGGGTCGGATCGACTCGCGCTCCTACTACGAAGGCAGCGCTCCTCAGGTCGTCCTCCGACTCGAGGGGGCCGCGTCGCGTCGGGATACAGAGGTATCCGAGGCGATCGTTGGGCGGGCCCGCGCGATTGCCCGGGCGTACGCGTTGCCGGTCCTCTCCGACGTAGACCTCACGAGCGGCGTTCGGATCTCCGACGCCGAGGCGGAGGAGTTGGCGAGCGAGACGTCGTTCCTGCTGTCGGTGACGAGGGACCCGTTGCTGAGCGACGTGCTCGACGTGATCCGTGCGCTCGCACTCGCCCGCCTCGGTCGCCGCTACGGCTCGCG
This Bacteroidota bacterium DNA region includes the following protein-coding sequences:
- a CDS encoding flagellar hook protein FlgE, translating into MIRSLRTGITGLRSNQLRLDVIGNNIAGVNTAGFKRSRVLFQDALSQRIGTGGSLYGDATRNPSNVGYGVTVGAIDKVWSQGAFEYTDLPTDLAIAGDGFFIAESQRGPVLTRLGAFSFDSEGHLVTSGGLRAQGWEATVDGEIVPGALTDIRLDPTASTPPVVTSSMTIEGNFAADREVGDAPIALSSVVYDGTGTPHTLVLTGEKTATGEWTLTGAELAGEPPTPLAVPTDGTEVITFGSDGLQTSAGLVAVTGAFPDGSPLAIDFDFSALTQYAGSTTAAVTNQDGSAGGELVDYGFDQEGRLILAFSNGERRVAAQVALGSVANPDGLEQVGDGFYSASVASGELQVGRAGNEIPAGVVAGALEASNVDLAEEFTDMIVAQRGYQANARVVTTSDELLQETVQLKR
- a CDS encoding toll/interleukin-1 receptor domain-containing protein — its product is MNRYIFFAVPYDSQSAPLRDAVNIASVQAGFELMRADFQFAPSQEVTSSIREAIERSSLVIGDATGRNANVMLELGFAQAMGKPILLITEDPGEIPFDLASVRAITYQPGAPIASLVARLADAIIATASASSSTSSQGNGSPDGGGASRDQVFFSYSHADAEYLDRMMVHLRPVERSGAVNLWSDTKIRAGDRWKEEIRKALDKARVAVLLISADFLASDFIATDELPPLLAAAELEGARIIPVVVKPSRFLRDDSLARFQALNNPRLHIIRMGEADREELYAKLAEVVEAELGL